The Emcibacter nanhaiensis genome has a window encoding:
- the rapZ gene encoding RNase adapter RapZ translates to MTENSDAADRNTGKLTLLLITGMSGAGKSTALKALEDIGYEALDNLPLSLLPNLIELAKGEDPDHINPAFAIGIDARTRNFRPDKIISRLQELKDRDDLDVKVLYFDSNNTVLAKRFTETRRRHPLAIDRPVSDGIVRERQMLEVIRAEADYFFDTSDLGIHELKRMLSQRFERRAGGDLNISISSFGYPKGLPRDADLVFDVRFLKNPHYEDSLRPLTGEAEEVGDFIKGDPVFESFWDKIGSLILSLLPEYKKEGKSYLTIAFGCTGGRHRSVFVARELAELLREHGYWVNVHHRELLSGE, encoded by the coding sequence GTGACAGAAAACAGTGATGCGGCCGACCGCAACACGGGCAAGCTTACTCTTTTGCTGATTACAGGCATGTCAGGGGCCGGAAAATCCACTGCTCTCAAGGCGCTGGAAGACATCGGCTACGAAGCGCTGGATAATCTCCCGCTCAGCCTGCTGCCCAATCTTATTGAACTGGCCAAGGGCGAAGACCCGGACCATATCAATCCGGCTTTCGCCATCGGCATTGATGCCCGGACCCGCAATTTCAGGCCGGACAAGATTATTTCGCGACTGCAGGAGTTGAAGGACCGGGACGATCTGGATGTGAAAGTCCTCTATTTTGACAGCAACAATACGGTATTGGCCAAACGGTTTACGGAAACCCGCCGCCGTCATCCGCTGGCTATTGACCGGCCGGTTTCTGACGGCATCGTCCGGGAGCGGCAAATGCTTGAAGTGATCCGGGCCGAAGCGGACTATTTTTTCGATACCTCCGATTTGGGGATTCATGAGCTCAAGCGCATGCTGAGCCAGCGGTTTGAACGCCGGGCCGGCGGTGATCTCAATATTTCCATCAGTTCCTTCGGTTATCCCAAGGGCCTGCCCCGGGATGCGGATCTGGTGTTTGACGTGCGGTTCCTGAAAAATCCCCATTATGAAGACAGTCTGCGGCCGCTGACCGGCGAGGCGGAGGAAGTGGGCGACTTTATAAAAGGCGACCCGGTCTTCGAAAGTTTTTGGGATAAAATCGGTTCTCTGATATTGTCTTTGCTGCCTGAATACAAGAAGGAGGGAAAATCCTATCTGACCATCGCATTCGGGTGTACTGGCGGCCGGCACAGGTCGGTTTTTGTTGCCCGGGAGCTGGCTGAGCTATTGCGCGAGCACGGTTACTGGGTGAATGTGCATCACCGGGAACTGTTATCCGGTGAGTGA
- a CDS encoding PTS sugar transporter subunit IIA produces MIGMVVVTHGRLAEEFVSAMEHVVGPQKAVRSICIGPDDDMEQRRQDILNAVKEVDEGDGVILLTDMFGGTPSNLAISIMDNANVEVIAGINLPMLIKLASVRVACSMEEAITAAQESGRKYINVASHVLSGEVS; encoded by the coding sequence ATGATTGGTATGGTGGTTGTAACGCATGGGCGGCTGGCGGAAGAGTTCGTATCTGCCATGGAGCATGTGGTTGGCCCGCAAAAGGCAGTGCGTTCTATCTGTATTGGCCCTGATGACGATATGGAGCAGCGCCGACAGGATATCCTCAATGCAGTCAAGGAAGTGGACGAAGGCGACGGTGTTATCCTGTTGACCGATATGTTTGGCGGCACCCCTTCCAACCTGGCCATTTCCATCATGGACAACGCCAATGTGGAAGTGATCGCCGGTATCAACCTGCCCATGCTGATCAAACTGGCCAGCGTGCGTGTGGCCTGCTCGATGGAGGAAGCCATCACCGCCGCCCAGGAATCCGGGCGTAAATATATCAATGTGGCCTCCCATGTCCTGTCCGGAGAGGTTTCATGA
- a CDS encoding HPr family phosphocarrier protein, with product MTAEQGAPGHPCETVLTILNRRGLHARASAKFVSVAEKFDSAIKVSKDGTSVSGTSIMGLMMLAAAPGDQIMIRCEGAQADEALAALQALVEDKFGED from the coding sequence ATGACGGCAGAACAGGGGGCGCCCGGTCACCCCTGTGAAACAGTCCTGACCATTCTCAATCGCCGGGGACTTCATGCCCGCGCTTCCGCAAAATTCGTTTCCGTGGCAGAAAAGTTCGATTCCGCCATCAAGGTGTCCAAGGACGGCACCTCCGTTTCCGGTACCTCGATCATGGGATTGATGATGCTGGCCGCGGCGCCCGGCGACCAGATCATGATCCGTTGCGAGGGGGCCCAGGCGGACGAGGCGCTTGCGGCGCTGCAGGCTCTGGTCGAGGATAAATTCGGCGAAGATTAG
- the ahcY gene encoding adenosylhomocysteinase — translation MTEFTDYKVADISLADWGRREIAIAETEMPGLMALREEYGESKPLTGARIAGCLHMTIQTAVLIETLIELGAEIRWSSCNIFSTQDHAASAIAAKNIPVFAWKGETEEEFLWCIRETIIGPDGWRPNMILDDGGDLTAMMYEDFPELLDDVRGISEETTTGVLRLYQMEKEGRLTVPAINVNDSVTKSKFDNLYGCRESLVDGIKRATDVMMAGKIAVVCGYGDVGKGSAASLRNQGARVLVTEIDPICALQASMEGYEVTTMEDAAPRGDIFVTCTGNVDVITLDHMREMKDRAIVCNIGHFDSEIQIASLENYKWEEVKPQVDEVVFPDGKRLIVLAKGRLVNLGCATGHPSFVMSASFTNQVMAQIELWNNSENYGNKVYVLPKHLDEKVASLHLERLGVKLTELSQKQADYIDVPVSGPFKPDHYRY, via the coding sequence ATGACCGAATTTACAGATTACAAGGTTGCGGATATTTCGCTTGCCGACTGGGGCCGCCGCGAGATAGCCATTGCCGAGACCGAAATGCCCGGCCTGATGGCGTTGCGCGAAGAATATGGCGAGAGCAAACCCCTGACAGGGGCCCGGATCGCCGGCTGCCTGCATATGACGATCCAGACTGCGGTGCTGATCGAAACCCTGATCGAGCTCGGCGCGGAGATCCGCTGGTCGTCCTGTAATATCTTTTCCACCCAGGACCACGCGGCTTCTGCCATTGCGGCGAAGAATATTCCGGTGTTTGCCTGGAAAGGCGAAACCGAAGAGGAATTCCTGTGGTGCATCCGCGAGACCATCATCGGGCCCGACGGCTGGCGTCCCAACATGATCCTGGATGACGGCGGCGACCTGACCGCCATGATGTATGAGGATTTCCCCGAGCTGCTGGACGATGTGCGCGGCATTTCCGAGGAAACCACCACCGGCGTGCTGCGCCTGTACCAGATGGAAAAGGAAGGTCGCCTGACCGTTCCCGCCATCAATGTGAACGACAGTGTCACCAAGTCCAAGTTCGACAATCTCTACGGCTGCCGGGAAAGCCTGGTCGACGGCATCAAACGGGCCACCGACGTGATGATGGCCGGCAAGATCGCCGTTGTCTGCGGTTATGGTGATGTGGGCAAGGGCTCTGCCGCCAGCCTGCGCAACCAGGGCGCCCGGGTGCTGGTCACCGAAATCGATCCCATCTGTGCGTTGCAGGCCTCCATGGAAGGCTATGAAGTCACCACCATGGAAGACGCCGCGCCGCGCGGGGATATTTTCGTCACCTGCACCGGCAATGTGGATGTAATCACCCTCGATCACATGCGCGAGATGAAGGACCGGGCCATTGTCTGTAATATCGGCCACTTCGATTCCGAGATCCAGATCGCCTCTCTGGAGAACTACAAGTGGGAAGAAGTGAAGCCACAGGTGGATGAAGTGGTTTTCCCGGACGGCAAGCGACTGATCGTGCTGGCCAAAGGCCGCCTGGTGAACCTGGGCTGCGCCACCGGCCACCCCAGTTTTGTGATGAGCGCCTCCTTCACCAATCAGGTGATGGCCCAGATCGAGCTGTGGAACAATTCCGAAAATTACGGCAACAAGGTCTATGTCCTACCCAAGCACCTGGATGAGAAGGTTGCTTCCCTGCACCTGGAGCGCCTCGGGGTAAAACTGACCGAGCTGAGCCAGAAGCAGGCCGATTATATCGACGTGCCGGTCAGCGGTCCCTTCAAACCGGATCATTACCGCTACTGA
- a CDS encoding PAS domain-containing sensor histidine kinase gives MKRQTGMKIFRSAGLFLTIFLTTNEMAFAADAGAWQGNGYFLAAFIPFCLLAFVMLGWLVFSRRKLAKNLRQREKDYDDLARLLSSRQEVYIRIGARGHLSTSPGFAEWIGLKDNILSLDGLKEAVARTSLPEFMRLREYGEQLVEQGKSFFLILTLKDGERRIVVHGELLDKAAGPDGGSILWFRDLSEEENIIFHQQKEFTRLNQQLQFYQIVADRVTLPFWIRNEDLDLIWVNQAYVDAVEGESREQVLEDGLELVTSTLGQSARDMAVMVEKAGEAQRNKHFIVIRGERRAMDIHNIPLYGDDGSRAFLGYAMDITELEEARGELIHHTESHSETLNKLSTAVAIFGLDRRLEYYNSAFVRLWKIPEEKLFTHPHHAEVLEIMREARRLPEQANFPVWKQKQLSTYTELMEPLEEMWHLPDETTLRVVTQPHPQGGLLIFYEDVTDYLALERSYNTLFAVQQETLNNLHEAVAVFGVDGCLQLNNPGFAKMWGLDEDYLKESPHIIDVLEQGAGNFTNLEQLESLRDLIVGGEGSRESGAGRINFSNDTVIDYMTVSLPDGGVLVTFLDVTDSFRIENALRERNLALEATDKVKTEFLAHMSYELRNPLNSIIGFSELLEKEYQGPLNDDQHQYMRNILSASDHLLGLINDILDLAVIEAGGMTLEVSSFSLQEMLREVVDEVEDTVRAKGLEVEFDCPDDIGMIRGDGKRLHHTIYNLVSNAVKFTPSPGFVTVGARAEDGSYRIYVKDTGVGIPYEETEKIFEKFYTGSNVRNTQGAGLGLSLAKSFVEMHGGTLDVESRLNMGTTVTCLLPKSLPDEMNIKMVGE, from the coding sequence ATGAAGAGACAAACAGGGATGAAGATTTTCCGGTCCGCCGGCCTGTTTCTGACAATATTTCTGACAACAAATGAAATGGCCTTTGCGGCTGACGCAGGTGCCTGGCAGGGCAACGGCTATTTTCTTGCGGCCTTCATTCCTTTTTGCCTGCTCGCTTTCGTTATGCTCGGCTGGCTGGTATTTTCCCGCCGCAAACTGGCGAAAAACCTGCGCCAGCGGGAAAAGGACTATGATGATCTGGCCCGGCTTTTGTCGTCCCGCCAGGAAGTTTACATCCGCATTGGCGCTCGCGGGCACCTCAGTACCAGCCCCGGTTTTGCAGAATGGATTGGTCTCAAGGACAATATCCTGTCGCTCGACGGGCTCAAGGAGGCCGTTGCCCGCACTTCCCTGCCGGAATTCATGCGGCTGCGGGAATATGGCGAACAGCTGGTGGAACAGGGCAAATCCTTTTTCCTGATCCTGACCCTGAAAGACGGCGAGCGGCGGATTGTGGTCCATGGTGAACTGCTCGACAAGGCGGCCGGTCCTGACGGCGGCAGCATCCTCTGGTTCCGGGACCTGTCCGAAGAAGAAAATATTATCTTTCACCAGCAGAAGGAATTTACCAGGCTCAATCAGCAGCTGCAATTCTATCAGATTGTTGCCGACCGGGTGACCCTGCCTTTCTGGATCCGCAACGAGGACCTGGACCTGATCTGGGTGAACCAGGCCTATGTGGATGCTGTGGAAGGGGAAAGCCGCGAACAGGTTCTGGAAGACGGCCTGGAACTGGTCACCAGCACCCTGGGGCAAAGCGCCAGGGATATGGCGGTAATGGTGGAAAAGGCCGGTGAGGCCCAGCGCAACAAGCATTTCATTGTCATTCGCGGCGAACGCCGGGCCATGGACATTCACAATATCCCGCTCTATGGCGATGACGGCAGCCGGGCGTTCCTGGGCTATGCCATGGACATCACCGAGCTGGAGGAAGCCCGTGGTGAACTGATCCACCATACCGAATCCCATTCGGAAACCCTGAACAAGCTGTCGACGGCGGTGGCGATCTTCGGTCTCGACAGGCGCCTGGAATATTACAACAGCGCCTTTGTGCGCCTGTGGAAAATCCCCGAGGAGAAACTCTTCACCCATCCTCATCATGCCGAGGTGCTGGAGATCATGCGCGAGGCCCGGCGGCTGCCGGAACAGGCCAACTTCCCGGTCTGGAAACAGAAGCAGCTGTCGACCTATACGGAACTGATGGAGCCGTTGGAAGAAATGTGGCACCTGCCGGATGAAACCACCCTGCGTGTGGTGACCCAGCCGCACCCCCAGGGCGGCCTGTTGATCTTCTATGAGGATGTGACCGATTACCTGGCGCTGGAGCGGTCCTACAACACCCTGTTTGCGGTTCAGCAGGAAACCCTCAACAATCTGCATGAGGCCGTTGCCGTGTTCGGGGTGGACGGCTGCCTGCAGCTCAACAACCCGGGCTTTGCCAAAATGTGGGGCCTGGACGAGGACTATCTCAAGGAGTCCCCGCATATCATTGATGTACTGGAGCAGGGCGCCGGCAACTTTACCAATCTTGAGCAGCTTGAAAGCCTCCGCGATTTGATTGTTGGCGGGGAGGGCAGTCGCGAGAGCGGGGCCGGCAGGATCAATTTCAGCAATGACACGGTTATCGACTATATGACGGTGTCGCTGCCGGACGGCGGGGTGCTGGTGACCTTCCTGGATGTCACCGACAGCTTCCGCATCGAAAACGCCCTGCGCGAACGCAACCTGGCGCTGGAGGCCACCGACAAGGTCAAGACCGAGTTCCTGGCCCACATGTCCTACGAGCTCCGCAACCCGCTCAACAGCATCATCGGCTTTTCCGAACTGCTGGAGAAGGAATATCAGGGGCCGCTCAATGACGACCAGCACCAGTATATGCGCAATATCCTCTCGGCATCGGATCATCTGCTGGGCCTGATCAACGATATCCTGGATCTGGCGGTGATCGAGGCCGGCGGCATGACGCTTGAAGTCTCCTCCTTCAGCCTGCAGGAAATGCTGCGCGAAGTGGTGGACGAAGTGGAGGATACGGTCCGGGCCAAGGGATTGGAAGTGGAGTTCGACTGTCCCGACGATATCGGCATGATCCGCGGGGACGGCAAGCGGCTGCATCACACCATATACAACCTGGTCAGCAATGCGGTGAAATTCACGCCGTCACCGGGCTTTGTCACAGTCGGTGCGCGGGCGGAGGATGGTTCCTATCGCATCTATGTCAAGGACACGGGGGTCGGGATTCCCTATGAGGAAACCGAGAAAATCTTTGAGAAATTCTATACCGGCAGCAATGTCCGCAACACCCAGGGCGCCGGGCTGGGCCTGTCCCTGGCCAAGAGTTTCGTGGAAATGCACGGCGGCACGCTGGATGTGGAAAGCCGCCTGAATATGGGCACGACCGTGACCTGCCTGTTGCCCAAGTCGCTGCCCGACGAAATGAATATTAAAATGGTCGGGGAATGA
- the tsaE gene encoding tRNA (adenosine(37)-N6)-threonylcarbamoyltransferase complex ATPase subunit type 1 TsaE codes for MTKSLIYQTRLRDLAATKRLAESLAPCLRTGDIIAFDGDLGAGKTELCRAIIHALGYAEDVPSPTFNLVQVYEPPVDDQETVAVWHFDFYRLEEPAEALELGIDDAFDQAVSLIEWPSRIGRYLPEDHLVVRLEIAGEGEERLLTVEGGRSWQRRLAGVFADD; via the coding sequence ATGACAAAATCACTTATCTACCAGACCAGGCTCAGGGACCTGGCGGCGACGAAACGGCTGGCGGAAAGCCTTGCCCCCTGCCTGCGGACCGGGGATATCATTGCGTTCGACGGGGACCTCGGCGCCGGCAAGACCGAACTCTGCCGGGCGATCATCCATGCCCTGGGCTATGCCGAGGATGTGCCGAGCCCGACCTTTAATCTGGTCCAGGTCTATGAGCCACCGGTTGACGACCAGGAAACGGTCGCGGTCTGGCATTTCGATTTCTACCGCCTGGAGGAGCCGGCAGAAGCCTTGGAGCTCGGTATTGACGATGCCTTCGACCAGGCGGTCAGCCTGATCGAATGGCCGTCAAGGATCGGCCGCTATCTTCCGGAAGACCATCTTGTGGTCCGGCTGGAAATTGCCGGCGAAGGCGAGGAACGGCTGCTAACGGTTGAGGGCGGGCGAAGCTGGCAGCGCCGTCTTGCGGGAGTATTTGCCGATGACTAA
- a CDS encoding phosphotransferase produces the protein MTNRQQLKAEFIRQQGWDGADIRQVAGDASFRSYDRLQKGAATAILMDAPPAFEDVRPFVAIDRYLFDLGLSAPQILAADLDNGFLLLEDLGDNLYARVIEKDLAREESLYEKAVSLLAFLQDRPVPDQLMISRDELYRVPAYDMKVLLDEVALFVDWYLPLITGRRLAEAERGEYINLWRLALEEISSTRDCIVLRDYHAENLLFLPDRGGDRQVGLLDFQDALMGHRAYDLVSLLQDARRDVSPELEGKMIRHYLEMTGLDMDSFLRGYALLGAQRNAKIIGIFARLCQRDGKDKYLSLIPRVWDLLQRGLDHPALDGLKGWFDKMVPGEARMEVPVAKPQASARAMILAAGLGTRMRPLTEKTPKPLLKVAGKTMLDRILDGLAAAGIRTAVVNMHHLADQVEAAVKARPDHRPKVILSDERDRLMDSGGGVMKALPYFGNRSFYVLNSDLVWQESEAPGRESMLHRLATNWRPEDMDILMLLMPTDRAHGYDGAGDYHRDGEGRLTPRRLSPDPEAPAAYMYAGVLTMKPVLFEGLANEPFSLREIFDKASETGRLFGIIHDGEWYHVGTPEALEDCNKALGKPEVG, from the coding sequence ATGACTAACCGTCAGCAGTTGAAAGCGGAATTCATCCGCCAGCAGGGCTGGGACGGTGCAGACATTCGCCAGGTGGCCGGTGATGCCTCCTTCCGCAGCTATGATCGGCTGCAGAAGGGGGCGGCGACCGCTATTCTGATGGACGCGCCGCCCGCGTTCGAGGATGTGCGGCCGTTTGTCGCCATCGACCGTTATCTGTTTGATCTTGGCCTGTCGGCGCCGCAGATCCTGGCGGCTGACCTGGACAATGGGTTCCTGTTGCTGGAAGACCTGGGCGACAATCTTTACGCCCGGGTGATCGAGAAAGATCTGGCCCGGGAAGAAAGCCTCTATGAAAAGGCGGTCTCCCTGCTGGCTTTTCTCCAGGATCGGCCGGTGCCCGATCAATTGATGATCAGCCGGGACGAGCTTTACCGGGTGCCGGCCTATGACATGAAAGTGCTGCTGGACGAAGTGGCGCTGTTTGTCGACTGGTACCTGCCGCTGATCACTGGACGACGGCTGGCGGAGGCGGAGCGCGGGGAATATATCAATCTCTGGCGGTTGGCGCTGGAGGAAATCTCCTCGACCCGGGACTGCATCGTGCTCAGGGATTATCATGCGGAAAACCTGCTGTTCCTGCCGGACAGGGGTGGAGACCGGCAGGTGGGACTGCTGGATTTCCAGGATGCGCTGATGGGACATCGGGCCTATGACCTGGTTTCCCTGCTGCAGGATGCCCGCCGCGATGTGAGCCCGGAACTGGAAGGGAAAATGATCCGTCATTATCTGGAAATGACCGGGCTGGACATGGACAGTTTCCTCAGGGGCTATGCCCTGCTCGGCGCCCAGCGCAATGCCAAGATCATTGGTATTTTCGCCCGCTTGTGTCAGCGGGACGGCAAGGACAAATATCTGTCGCTCATTCCCCGGGTCTGGGACCTGCTGCAGCGGGGTCTTGACCATCCGGCGCTTGACGGTCTTAAGGGCTGGTTTGACAAAATGGTGCCGGGTGAGGCGCGCATGGAGGTGCCGGTTGCCAAGCCGCAGGCGTCGGCACGGGCGATGATCCTGGCGGCGGGACTGGGCACCCGGATGCGGCCGCTGACGGAAAAGACACCAAAGCCGCTGCTGAAAGTGGCGGGCAAAACTATGCTGGACCGGATTCTGGACGGCTTGGCTGCGGCCGGCATCAGGACCGCAGTGGTCAATATGCACCATCTGGCCGACCAGGTTGAAGCTGCCGTCAAGGCGCGCCCCGATCACCGGCCCAAGGTGATCCTGTCCGACGAGCGGGACCGCTTGATGGATAGCGGCGGCGGCGTCATGAAGGCCCTGCCTTACTTCGGCAACCGCAGTTTCTATGTCCTGAACAGCGATCTGGTCTGGCAGGAAAGCGAGGCGCCGGGCCGGGAATCCATGCTGCATCGACTGGCAACGAACTGGCGGCCGGAGGACATGGATATCCTGATGCTGCTGATGCCGACGGACCGGGCACATGGCTATGACGGAGCGGGGGATTATCACCGGGACGGGGAAGGACGGCTGACACCGCGCCGGCTGTCACCGGATCCGGAAGCCCCGGCTGCCTATATGTACGCCGGGGTGCTGACCATGAAGCCGGTCCTGTTTGAGGGTTTGGCGAATGAACCCTTTTCCCTGCGCGAAATATTTGACAAGGCTTCTGAGACCGGGCGGCTGTTCGGCATTATCCATGACGGCGAGTGGTATCATGTGGGTACGCCGGAGGCGCTGGAGGACTGCAACAAGGCGCTCGGCAAGCCGGAGGTAGGCTGA
- the addB gene encoding double-strand break repair protein AddB — translation MPRRLGKNPELYTIPARLSFAETLARGILDRYGSDPLTLSDVMVLLPNRRAVRSLREAFLRLTGDKALLLPRMQPIGDVDEDELLMASGALPVGLDDVDLPPAISGYQRQLILMKIIHSWYKERGEEENAPEVAQCAILAGALGQFLDQVQTERLSFDALKELVPEDYAVHWQKTLDFLQILTPLWPTVLEATGYMDAAERRNRLLTGLRDQWLNTPPSYPIIAAGSTGSIPATADLLELIARLPQGCVVLPGVHLDMDGDSWEVLGPTHSQYSMKMLLNKIGVDRAEITLWRGAPAADPGLARERLLGEVMRPAETTDRWRDLEIDIDEAMAGLTRLDLPGSREEAGVIALILREVLETPERTAALVTPDRQLARRVANEMQRWGILIDDSAGTPLFNTAPGLYLRLVAWMVAEEFAPVPLLAALKHPLMSGGMDRGQFRRMVRRLEKEIFRGPRPVGGLDGIDRAIGQRLTEGASAKLQELRDWWRGMATLIQPFADLFAQKSVTFDEILVAHIACAERLAADESRSGAENLWKGEAGEAAAQLMEDLQLAAQQMEDLSPEQYPALFEVFLGDVTVRPKYGQHPRLNIWGPLEARLQHADVMILAGLNEGSWPPEAAVDPWMSRPMRKDFGLPSLEQKIGLSAHDFVQACAAPRVILTRAEKVDGTPTVKSRWLARLDAIVPNEVFRSGDADKWLSWFYELDRPAETIEIDPPRPVPPLEVRPRKLSVTAIQTWMRDPYSLYAQRILGLEPLDELDADPNAIDKGVVIHQALEDFMKEYPGRLPADPLAELEELGRRAFGPILDRPIVYAFWWPRFLQVARWFVDQERERRTGGYRTVLTEKKGEMTFSLPGGDFTLRAKADRIDARPDGSLSIIDYKTGQAASARQLHAGYAPQLPLEGLMVQNGAFEGLSGTVTDLSYWQLKGGEDEPAKVTSFNEQGSRNSKQDVGELIEKSRDGLLKLVSYFDLEDSAYLSNPNPAQLGYGEYDHLARTKEWQGRVKDDNGEDAP, via the coding sequence ATGCCGCGACGGCTGGGGAAAAATCCGGAGCTCTATACAATTCCCGCGCGCCTGTCCTTTGCGGAAACCCTGGCCCGGGGCATCCTTGATCGCTATGGCAGCGATCCCCTGACTCTGAGCGACGTAATGGTGCTGTTGCCCAACCGGCGGGCGGTGCGCTCGCTGCGGGAGGCGTTTTTGCGCCTGACCGGGGACAAGGCGTTGCTGCTGCCCCGGATGCAGCCCATCGGCGATGTGGACGAGGACGAGTTGCTGATGGCGTCCGGGGCCCTGCCCGTGGGGCTGGACGATGTTGACCTGCCGCCGGCCATTTCCGGCTATCAGCGGCAGCTGATCCTGATGAAGATTATCCACAGTTGGTACAAGGAACGAGGGGAAGAAGAGAATGCCCCCGAAGTGGCCCAGTGCGCGATCCTGGCCGGGGCGCTGGGGCAATTCCTCGACCAGGTGCAGACCGAGCGCCTGTCCTTTGATGCGCTGAAGGAACTGGTGCCCGAGGATTATGCGGTGCACTGGCAGAAGACTCTCGATTTTTTGCAGATTCTAACTCCTTTGTGGCCAACGGTGTTGGAGGCGACCGGCTATATGGACGCGGCCGAGCGGCGTAACCGGCTGCTCACGGGACTGCGCGACCAGTGGCTCAACACTCCGCCGAGCTACCCCATCATTGCCGCCGGCTCCACCGGCTCGATCCCGGCGACGGCCGACCTGCTGGAGCTGATTGCCCGGCTGCCACAGGGCTGTGTGGTGCTGCCCGGGGTGCACCTGGACATGGACGGTGACAGCTGGGAGGTGCTCGGTCCCACTCACAGCCAGTACAGCATGAAAATGCTGCTCAACAAGATCGGCGTCGACCGGGCGGAAATCACGCTATGGCGCGGGGCCCCGGCGGCCGACCCCGGCCTGGCACGGGAACGCCTGCTTGGCGAAGTAATGCGCCCGGCGGAAACCACCGACCGCTGGCGGGATCTCGAGATCGATATCGACGAGGCCATGGCCGGCCTGACCCGGCTGGACCTGCCGGGCTCGCGGGAAGAGGCCGGCGTCATTGCTCTGATCCTGCGCGAGGTGCTGGAAACCCCGGAGCGCACCGCGGCGCTGGTGACGCCGGACCGGCAGCTGGCCCGGCGGGTGGCCAATGAAATGCAGCGCTGGGGCATCCTGATTGACGATTCCGCCGGCACGCCTTTGTTCAACACCGCTCCCGGGCTCTATCTCAGGCTGGTGGCCTGGATGGTGGCGGAGGAGTTCGCCCCGGTGCCCCTGCTGGCGGCGCTCAAACATCCGCTGATGTCAGGGGGGATGGACAGGGGACAGTTCCGCAGAATGGTGCGGCGGCTGGAGAAGGAAATTTTCCGCGGTCCGCGTCCGGTCGGTGGTCTGGACGGCATTGACCGGGCCATCGGCCAAAGACTGACCGAAGGGGCTTCTGCGAAGCTGCAGGAACTGCGCGACTGGTGGCGGGGGATGGCGACCCTGATCCAGCCCTTTGCCGACCTGTTTGCGCAGAAATCAGTGACTTTTGACGAAATCCTGGTCGCCCATATTGCCTGCGCCGAACGGCTGGCGGCAGACGAGAGCCGCAGCGGCGCGGAAAATCTGTGGAAGGGGGAGGCGGGGGAAGCCGCCGCCCAATTGATGGAGGACCTGCAGCTGGCGGCACAACAGATGGAAGATTTGTCTCCGGAACAATATCCCGCCCTGTTCGAGGTGTTCCTCGGCGATGTCACCGTGCGGCCCAAATACGGCCAGCACCCGCGCCTCAACATCTGGGGGCCGCTGGAAGCGCGGCTGCAGCATGCGGATGTGATGATCCTCGCCGGCCTCAACGAGGGCAGCTGGCCGCCGGAAGCCGCTGTCGATCCCTGGATGAGCCGCCCCATGCGCAAGGACTTTGGCCTGCCGTCGCTGGAACAGAAAATCGGCCTCAGCGCCCATGATTTCGTTCAGGCCTGTGCCGCGCCGCGGGTGATCCTGACCCGGGCGGAGAAAGTGGACGGCACACCGACGGTAAAATCCCGCTGGCTCGCCCGCCTTGACGCCATCGTGCCCAACGAGGTTTTCAGGAGCGGCGATGCCGACAAATGGCTCAGCTGGTTTTATGAACTGGATCGGCCGGCCGAGACTATCGAGATTGACCCGCCGCGGCCGGTGCCGCCGCTGGAGGTCCGGCCCCGCAAACTGTCGGTCACAGCGATCCAGACCTGGATGCGCGATCCCTACAGCCTCTACGCCCAGCGGATTTTGGGGCTGGAGCCGTTGGACGAGCTCGACGCGGACCCCAACGCCATCGACAAGGGGGTGGTGATCCATCAGGCGCTGGAAGATTTTATGAAGGAATATCCGGGCAGGCTGCCGGCCGATCCGCTGGCGGAACTGGAGGAACTGGGGCGCAGGGCATTCGGCCCGATCCTCGACCGGCCCATTGTCTATGCCTTCTGGTGGCCCCGGTTCCTGCAGGTGGCGCGCTGGTTCGTGGACCAGGAAAGGGAGCGCCGGACCGGGGGCTACCGGACCGTCCTGACGGAGAAAAAGGGCGAGATGACCTTCAGCCTGCCGGGCGGCGACTTTACCCTGCGGGCCAAGGCCGACCGGATTGACGCCCGTCCTGACGGTTCCCTAAGCATCATCGATTATAAAACCGGGCAGGCAGCTTCGGCGCGCCAGCTCCATGCCGGTTATGCGCCGCAGCTACCCTTGGAAGGGCTGATGGTGCAGAACGGGGCCTTCGAGGGGCTCAGCGGTACCGTCACCGACCTCAGCTACTGGCAGCTCAAGGGCGGTGAGGACGAACCGGCCAAGGTCACCTCCTTCAATGAACAGGGCAGCCGGAACAGCAAACAGGATGTCGGCGAGCTGATCGAAAAATCCCGTGACGGCCTGCTGAAGCTGGTCAGTTATTTCGACCTTGAGGACAGCGCCTATCTCAGCAATCCCAATCCGGCCCAGCTGGGCTACGGTGAATATGATCATCTGGCCCGTACCAAAGAGTGGCAGGGCCGGGTCAAGGACGACAACGGAGAGGACGCGCCATGA